One Vigna unguiculata cultivar IT97K-499-35 chromosome 7, ASM411807v1, whole genome shotgun sequence genomic region harbors:
- the LOC114189489 gene encoding calcium-transporting ATPase 4, plasma membrane-type-like, producing the protein MENLMNLKDFELSPNDRSIEALAKWRSAVWLVKNPRRRFRWVADLAKRKNAEEKRRKLQGKIRAIIYAERAAMQFMEAIAPAEYKVSEKTREAGFGIEPDDIASLVRGHDYKSYKRIGQVEAIIEKLSASVDDGVGSDSIDTRQEVYGVNRYTEKPSKSFLMFVWEALHDLTLIILMVCALVSIAIGLPTEGWPKGVYDGLGIILSIFLVVTVTAISDYQQSLQFRDLDKEKKKIFVQVTRDKKRQKVSIYDLVVGDIVHLSTGDQVPADGIYISGYSLVIDESSLTGESEPVNIDEKRPFLLSGTKVQDGQGKMIVTTVGMRTEWGKLMETLSEGGEDETPLQVKLNGVATVIGKIGLTFSVLTFLVLTIRFVVEKAVTGDFSSWSSDDALKLLDYFAIAVTIIVVAIPEGLPLAVTLSLAFAMKKLMKDMALVRHLSACETMGSATCICTDKTGTLTTNHMVVSKIWICGRSAEIKGYESVDKLKTEIPEEVLSILLRAIFQNTSSEVVKDKDGNTTTLGTPTESALLEFGLLSGGDFDAQRATYKILKVEPFNSVRKKMSVLVGLPDGGIQAFCKGASEIVLKLCNKVIDPSGIVVDLSDEQAKNVSDIINGFASEALRTLCLAVKDVNESSGETSIPEDGYTLIAIVGIKDPVRPGVKEAVQSCLAAGITVRMVTGDNINTAKAIARECGILTEDGVAIEGPQFRDLSPEQMESIIPRIQVMARSLPLDKHTLVTRLRNMFREVVAVTGDGTNDAPALHESDIGLAMGIAGTEVAKENADVIIMDDNFTTIVNVARWGRAIYINIQKFVQFQLTVNIVALIINFVSACITGSAPLTAVQLLWVNLIMDTLGALALATEPPNDGLMLRPPVGRTTNFITKSMWRNIFGQSIYQLIVLAVLTFDGKRLLRISGPDSTIVLNTLIFNSFVFCQVFNEINSRDIEKINIFKGIFESWIFFSVILSTVVFQVVIVEFLGTLASTVPLSWEFWVLSVVIGAISLPIAAILKCIPVDKRDATTNHHDGYEALPSGPDLA; encoded by the exons ATGGAGAATCTCATGAATCTCAAGGATTTTGAATTGAGTCCCAACGATCGCTCCATCGAAGCCCTTGCCAAATGGAGATCCGCCGTGTGGCTCGTCAAAAACCCTCGCAGGCGCTTCCGTTGGGTTGCCGATCTCGCCAAACGCAAAAACGCCGAGGAGAAGCGCCGCAAATTACAG GGAAAGATTCGGGCCATTATCTATGCTGAAAGGGCAGCAATGCAATTTATGGAAG CTATTGCTCCAGCTGAATACAAGGTGTCAGAAAAGACGAGAGAAGCTGGTTTTGGCATTGAACCGGATGATATTGCCTCACTGGTTCGAGGCCATGATTACAAGAGCTATAAAAGAATTGGTCAAGTTGAAGCAATTATAGAGAAACTCAGTGCCTCAGTTGATGATGGTGTTGGTAGCGACAGTATAGATACCAGGCAGGAAGTTTATGGAGTCAACCGTTATACTGAGAAACCTTCTAAAAGCTTCCTGATGTTTGTTTGGGAAGCACTGCATGACTTGACCCTAATCATTCTCATGGTCTGTGCGCTAGTTTCTATAGCCATTGGGCTCCCCACCGAAGGATGGCCAAAAGGTGTTTATGATGGTCTGGGAATCATACTTAGTATCTTCTTGGTAGTCACTGTTACTGCTATCAGTGACTATCAGCAATCCCTGCAGTTCAGGGATTtggacaaggaaaagaaaaagatctttGTCCAGGTCACAAGGGACAAAAAACGACAGAAGGTCTCAATTTATGATTTGGTTGTGGGAGATATTGTTCATTTGTCAACTGGTGATCAAGTTCCGGCTGATGGCATTTATATATCAGGATATTCTTTGGTAATAGATGAGTCAAGTTTGACAGGTGAGAGCGAACCAGTAAATATAGATGAAAAAAGACCTTTTCTTCTTTCGGGAACCAAAGTTCAAGATGGTCAGGGGAAGATGATAGTTACGACTGTCGGCATGAGGACTGAATGGGGAAAGTTGATGGAAACTCTAAGTGAGGGTGGAGAGGACGAGACTCCACTACAGGTGAAATTAAATGGAGTTGCTACAGTTATTGGTAAAATTGGTTTGACTTTTTCTGTGCTGACATTTCTGGTGTTGACAATAAGGTTTGTGGTTGAAAAAGCAGTAACTGGTGATTTTTCCAGTTGGTCTTCAGATGATGCATTGAAGCTGCTGGACTACTTTGCTATTGCGGTAACCATAATAGTTGTTGCAATTCCTGAAGGATTGCCATTAGCTGTAACACTCAGTCTTGCTTTTGCAATGAAGAAGTTGATGAAGGATATGGCACTCGTGAGACATCTTTCTGCTTGTGAAACTATGGGTTCGGCAACTTGCATCTGCACAGATAAAACAGGAACATTGACCACTAACCACATGGTGGTTAGTAAAATTTGGATATGTGGAAGGAGCGCGGAGATTAAAGGTTACGAGAGCGTTGACAAACTGAAGACAGAGATACCTGAAGAAGTTTTAAGCATCCTTTTGCGAgctatatttcaaaatacttcTTCTGAAGTAGTTAAGGACAAAGATGGAAATACAACAACATTGGGAACACCAACAGAATCAGCATTATTGGAATTTGGCTTGCTTTCAGGTGGCGATTTTGATGCGCAGCGTGCAACATATAAGATACTTAAGGTTGAGCCTTTCAATTCAGTCCGGAAGAAGATGTCTGTGCTGGTAGGTCTTCCTGATGGAGGTATCCAAGCTTTCTGCAAAGGTGCTTCAGAAATAGTATTAAAATTGTGCAACAAAGTTATTGATCCTAGTGGAATAGTCGTTGATCTTTCTGATGAGCAGGCAAAGAACGTCTCTGACATTATAAATGGCTTTGCCTCGGAAGCTTTGAGAACTCTTTGTTTAGCTGTCAAAGATGTAAATGAATCCTCAGGAGAAACTAGCATCCCTGAAGATGGCTATACTCTGATAGCCATTGTGGGAATCAAGGATCCTGTGCGCCCTGGGGTTAAGGAAGCTGTTCAAAGTTGCTTAGCTGCTGGAATAACTGTCCGCATGGTTACCGGTGATAACATAAATACAGCGAAAGCTATAGCCAGAGAATGTGGCATACTTACGGAGGATGGTGTAGCTATAGAAGGACCCCAATTTCGTGACTTGTCTCCTGAGCAAATGGAGAGTATTATACCACGAATTCAG GTTATGGCGCGATCCCTACCTCTTGACAAGCATACCTTAGTAACCCGTTTGAGGAATATGTTTCGTGAGGTTGTAGCTGTTACTGGCGATGGAACCAATGATGCTCCTGCACTGCATGAGTCGGACATTGGGCTTGCTATGGGCATAGCTGGAACTGAG GTTGCCAAAGAAAATGCCGATGTCATTATAATGGATGATAACTTCACTACTATTGTCAATGTGGCCAGATGGGGACGGGCCATATACATAAACATTCAAAAATTTGTGCAGTTTCAGTTAACAGTCAATATTGTTGCTCTGATTATTAACTTTGTTTCTGCATGTATCACAG gATCTGCTCCCCTCACAGCTGTTCAGTTGCTTTGGGTGAACTTGATTATGGACACTTTGGGTGCATTGGCTTTGGCCACTGAACCTCCCAACGATGGACTTATGCTAAGACCCCCTGTTGGAAggacaacaaattttattaccAAATCCATGTGGAGAAATATTTTTGGTCAAAGTATATATCAACTAATTGTTCTCGCGGTTCTCACTTTTGACGGGAAGAGACTACTGAGAATTAGCGGCCCAGATTCAACTATAGTGCTCAACACTTTGATATTCAACTCCTTTGTATTTTGCCAG GTTTTCAATGAGATAAACAGCCGAGATATCGAAAAGATAAACATATTCAAGGGAATTTTTGAGAGCTGGATATTTTTTTCGGTTATTTTGTCGACAGTGGTATTTCAGGTAGTGATAGTTGAGTTCCTGGGAACACTTGCGAGCACAGTGCCTCTAAGCTGGGAATTCTGGGTACTGAGCGTGGTAATTGGAGCAATTAGCTTACCCATAGCTGCTATTCTTAAGTGCATCCCAGTTGACAAACGAGATGCTACAACAAATCACCATGATGGTTATGAGGCACTGCCTTCTGGTCCCGACCTCGCATAA
- the LOC114189618 gene encoding zeatin O-glucosyltransferase-like: protein MALNDENIPHETKVVVLVIPSPAQSHLNQLLRLSRRIVAHNIPVHYVSTVTHIRMVTLRHQNSTSDIHFHAFQVPPFVSPPPNPNDQESAFPSHLIPSFEASTHLREPVGKLLQSLSSQAKRVIIIHDALMAPVTQDAINMPNVENYTFHIFPAFIASVFFWEGQGKPPVEDIHFPEVPSDEGCLPAHFNDFLSSHSYNEFQNSYGDIYNTSRVIDGPYVDYMQRHSGGKKVWALGPLNLLAIDKNDSTGFRHPCLEWLDKQEPDSVIYVSFGTTTTLTDEQIKQIATGLEQSKQKFIWVLRDADKGDIFDEKEAKRHDLPNGFEERVNGMGVVVRDWAPQWEILRHPSTGGFMSHCGWNSCLESLSMGIPIATWPMHSDQPRNAALITEVLKVGLGVKDWSQRNALVSASDIENGVRRLMQTKEGEEMRERAMELKNGIHRSMEEGGVSRMEMESFISHITQ, encoded by the coding sequence ATGGCTTTGAATGACGAAAACATTCCTCATGAAACCAAAGTGGTGGTGCTTGTTATACCCTCTCCTGCACAAAGTCACCTCAACCAGCTTCTGCGCCTCTCACGCCGAATCGTGGCACACAACATACCAGTCCATTATGTCAGCACTGTCACACACATTCGCATGGTAACACTTCGACACCAAAACTCTACTTCAGACATCCATTTCCATGCCTTTCAAGTTCCACCCTTTGTTTCTCCTCCACCCAACCCCAACGATCAAGAAAGTGCTTTTCCATCTCATCTAATCCCTTCCTTTGAGGCCTCTACACACCTTCGGGAGCCTGTGGGAAAACTTCTTCAATCCCTTTCTTCTCAAGCCAAAAGGGTCATAATCATCCACGACGCCCTCATGGCACCAGTGACACAAGATGCCATAAACATGCCTAATGTTGAAAACTACACTTTTCACATCTTCCCTGCCTTTATTGCCTCTGTTTTTTTTTGGGAGGGACAAGGAAAGCCACCGGTCGAAGATATCCATTTCCCAGAAGTTCCTTCTGATGAAGGATGCCTCCCAGCTCACTTCAACGATTTTCTTTCTTCACATAGTTATAATGAATTCCAAAACTCCTATGGTGATATTTACAACACGAGTAGGGTAATTGATGGTCCTTACGTTGACTATATGCAGCGTCACAGTGGCGGCAAGAAGGTTTGGGCACTGGGGCCACTCAACCTTTTAGCCATTGACAAGAATGATTCAACAGGATTTAGGCACCCATGCCTGGAGTGGCTTGATAAGCAAGAGCCAGATTCAGTGATATATGTTTCTTTTGGCACCACAACAACTTTGACAGATGAACAAATCAAACAGATTGCAACTGGGTTGGAGCAAAGCAAACAAAAGTTCATCTGGGTGCTGAGAGATGCTGATAAAGGGGACATCTTTGATGAAAAAGAAGCAAAAAGGCATGATCTTCCAAATGGGTTCGAGGAGAGAGTGAATGGAATGGGGGTGGTTGTGAGGGATTGGGCACCCCAATGGGAAATTCTGAGGCACCCTTCAACAGGGGGGTTTATGAGTCATTGTGGATGGAACTCATGCTTGGAGAGCTTATCCATGGGGATTCCAATAGCGACATGGCCCATGCACTCTGACCAACCAAGAAACGCAGCTCTGATCACAGAAGTTCTGAAGGTTGGTTTGGGTGTGAAGGATTGGTCGCAGAGGAACGCGTTGGTGAGTGCATCAGATATTGAGAATGGCGTGAGAAGGTTGATGCAAACAAAGGAAGGTGAGGAGATGCGAGAGAGAGCAATGGAGCTTAAAAATGGGATCCATAGGTCCATGGAAGAAGGTGGAGTTTCTCGCATGGAAATGGAATCTTTCATTTCTCACATCACTCAATAG
- the LOC114190530 gene encoding uncharacterized protein LOC114190530 gives MAESAKIVDLQLTLKPFYQRAAEAEERLSRLEATLNNKEDARNEENTKVINDLQSKLKAANAEIVSEKEKIRTLTEENAKLQYRIIQLVRSHKEANLKLEQATAHEQLQRMKL, from the exons ATGGCGGAGAGCGCGAAAATTGTGGACCTTCAACTCACCTTAAAGCCTTTCTATCAGAGAGCCGCAGAAGCAGAG GAGCGCTTATCAAGACTAGAAGCTACCTTGAATAATAAAGAAG ATGCTAGAAATGAGGAAAACACGAAAGTGATTAATGATCTTCAGTCAAAGCTGAAAGCTGCAAATGCCGAAATTGTTTCGGAAAAAGAGAAG ATTCGAACGCTTACAGAAGAAAATGCAAAACTTCAATACCGAATAATTCAACTCGTGAGATCACACAAGGAAGCTAATTTAAAGTTAGAGCAA GCTACAGCGCATGAGCAGCTACAGAGAATGAAATTGTAG
- the LOC114190574 gene encoding zeatin O-glucosyltransferase-like: MASNGKILPLQTQVLVVLIPFPAQGHLNQLLHLSHLISSHDIPVHYVGTVTHIRQATLRHQNSTSNIHFHAFQVPPFVSPPPNPNNQETDFPSHLIPSFEASTHLRETVGKLLQSLSSKAKRVIVIHDSLMASVAQDATNMPNVENYTFHSTCAFTVFVFFWERMGRPPLEGFRVPEIPVFEGCFATQFIGFIIAQYELHKFNDGNVYNTSRVIEDPFLELLERIGGDKKVWALGPFNPLSIEKKDSIGFRHSCMEWLDKQEQSSVIYISFGTTTTLTDEQIQEIAIGLEQSEQKFIWVLRDADKGDIFDEKEAKIHDLLNGFEERVKGMGVVVRDWAPQLEILRHPSTGGFMSHCGWNSCLESITMGVPIAAWPMHSDQPKNAVLITEVLKVGLVVKDWARRKALVSASDVENGVRRLMETKEGDEMRERAARLKNDIHRSMEEGGVSRIEMDSFIAHITK, encoded by the coding sequence ATGGCTTCCAATGGAAAAATTCTTCCTCTTCAAACCCAAGTCTTGGTGGTTCTGATACCTTTCCCTGCACAAGGCCATCTCAATCAGCTTCTGCATCTCTCACACCTTATCTCATCACACGACATACCAGTTCATTATGTTGGCACTGTCACACACATTCGCCAAGCAACACTTCGACACCAAAACTCAACTTCAAACATCCATTTCCATGCCTTTCAAGTTCCACCCTTTGTGTCACCTCCTCCCAACCCTAACAATCAAGAAACTGATTTCCCATCTCATCTCATTCCTTCCTTTGAGGCCTCCACGCACCTTCGAGAGACTGTGGGAAAACTTCTTCAATCTCTTTCATCTAAAGCCAAAAGGGTCATAGTCATCCATGATTCCCTCATGGCATCAGTGGCACAAGATGCCACAAACATGCCTAATGTTGAAAACTACACTTTCCACAGCACATGTGCCTTTACCGTCTTTGTTTTCTTCTGGGAGAGAATGGGAAGGCCTCCGCTTGAAGGTTTCCGTGTCCCAGAAATTCCTGTTTTTGAAGGATGCTTCGCGACCCAATTCATTGGTTTCATCATTGCACAATATGAATTACACAAATTCAACGATGGAAACGTGTACAACACAAGTAGGGTGATCGAAGATCCTTTTCTTGAGTTGCTGGAGCGTATCGGTGGCGACAAGAAGGTTTGGGCGCTTGGTCCATTCAACCCTTTATCCATTGAGAAGAAAGATTCAATAGGATTCAGGCACTCATGCATGGAGTGGCTTGATAAACAAGAGCAAAGTTCAGTCATATACATATCCTTTGGGACCACAACAACTTTGACGGATGAACAAATCCAAGAGATTGCAATTGGGTTGGAACAAAGCGAGCAGAAGTTCATCTGGGTGCTGAGAGATGCTGATAAAGGAGACATCTTTGATgaaaaagaagcaaaaataCATGATCTTCTAAATGGGTTTGAGGAGAGAGTGAAAGGCATGGGGGTGGTTGTGAGGGATTGGGCACCCCAATTGGAAATTCTGAGGCACCCTTCAACAGGGGGGTTTATGAGTCACTGCGGATGGAACTCGTGCTTGGAGAGCATAACCATGGGAGTGCCAATAGCAGCATGGCCTATGCACTCTGACCAGCCAAAAAACGCAGTTCTCATCACAGAAGTGCTGAAGGTTGGTTTGGTTGTGAAGGATTGGGCACGAAGGAAGGCATTGGTGAGTGCATCAGATGTTGAGAATGGTGTGAGAAGGTTGATGGAAACAAAGGAAGGTGATGAGATGCGAGAGAGAGCAGCGAGACTTaaaaatgacatacataggTCCATGGAAGAAGGTGGAGTTTCTCGCATAGAAATGGATTCTTTCATTGCTCATATCACTAAATAG
- the LOC114192658 gene encoding zeatin O-glucosyltransferase-like, protein MALNDQNIPHQDETKVVVLMIPFPAQAHLNQLLHLSRLIVAQNIPVHYVGTVTHIRQATLRHQNSTSNIHFHAFQVPPFVSPPPNPNDQETDFPSHLIPSFEASTHLREPVGKLLQSLSSQAKRVIVIHDSLMASVAQDAINMPNVENYTFHIFSAFNNAVYLWQEKGRPRVGDIHFPEIPSDEGCIATQFMGFLSAQYEFLNFSHGDIYNTSRAIDGPYVEFLERLSGGKKVWAPGPLHLLDAEKNDSTGFRHPCMEWLDKQEPNSVIYVSFGTTTTLKEEQIKQIATGLEQSKQKFIWVLRDADKGNIFDEKEAKRHDLPNGFEERVKGMGVVVRDWAPQWEILRHPSTGGFMSHCGWNSCLESLSMGVPMATWPMHSDQPRNATLITEVLKVGLVVKDWSQRNALVSASDIENGVRRLMQTKEGEEMRERAMELKNGIRRSMEEGGVSRMEMESFISHITQ, encoded by the coding sequence ATGGCTTTGAATGACCAAAACATTCCTCATCAAGATGAAACCAAAGTGGTGGTGCTCATGATACCTTTCCCTGCACAAGCTCACCTCAACCAGCTTCTGCACCTCTCGCGCCTAATCGTCGCACAAAACATACCAGTCCATTATGTTGGCACTGTCACACACATTCGCCAAGCAACACTTCGACACCAAAACTCAACTTCAAACATCCATTTCCATGCCTTTCAAGTTCCACCCTTCGTTTCTCCTCCTCCCAACCCTAACGATCAAGAAACTGATTTCCCATCTCATCTCATTCCTTCCTTTGAGGCCTCCACACACCTTCGAGAGCCTGTGGGGAAACTTCTTCAATCCCTCTCATCTCAAGCCAAAAGGGTCATAGTCATCCATGACTCCCTCATGGCATCAGTGGCACAAGATGCCATAAACATGCCCAATGTTGAAAACTACACTTTTCACATCTTCTCTGCCTTTAATAACGCCGTTTATCTCTGGCAGGAAAAAGGAAGGCCTCGTGTTGGAGACATCCATTTCCCAGAAATTCCTTCTGATGAAGGATGCATCGCAACCCAATTCATGGGTTTTCTTTCTGCACAATACGAGTTCCTCAACTTCAGCCATGGTGACATTTACAACACGAGCAGGGCAATTGACGGTCCTTACGTTGAGTTTCTGGAGCGTCTCAGTGGCGGCAAGAAGGTTTGGGCACCGGGGCCACTCCACCTTTTAGACGCTGAGAAGAATGATTCAACTGGATTTAGGCACCCATGCATGGAGTGGCTTGATAAACAAGAGCCAAATTCAGTGATATATGTGTCTTTTGGGACCACAACAACTTTAAAAGAGGAACAAATCAAACAGATTGCAACTGGGTTGGAGCAAAGCAAACAGAAGTTCATCTGGGTGCTGAGAGATGCAGATAAAGGGAACATCTTTGATGAAAAAGAAGCAAAAAGACATGATCTTCCAAATGGGTTCGAGGAGAGAGTGAAAGGAATGGGGGTGGTTGTGAGGGATTGGGCACCCCAATGGGAAATTCTGAGGCACCCTTCAACAGGGGGGTTTATGAGTCACTGTGGATGGAACTCGTGCTTGGAGAGCTTATCCATGGGGGTTCCAATGGCGACATGGCCCATGCACTCTGACCAACCAAGAAATGCAACTTTGATCACGGAAGTTCTGAAGGTTGGTTTGGTTGTGAAGGATTGGTCGCAGAGGAATGCGTTGGTGAGTGCATCAGATATTGAGAATGGCGTGAGAAGGTTGATGCAAACAAAGGAAGGTGAGGAGATGCGAGAGAGAGCAATGGAGCTTAAAAATGGGATCCGTAGGTCCATGGAAGAAGGTGGAGTTTCTCGCATGGAAATGGAATCTTTCATTTCTCACATCACTCAATAG